The following are from one region of the Salvia hispanica cultivar TCC Black 2014 chromosome 1, UniMelb_Shisp_WGS_1.0, whole genome shotgun sequence genome:
- the LOC125189467 gene encoding protein CHROMATIN REMODELING 20-like has translation MESGSSDDEYQENEAISESYEDEQSISQACLELENLVAELVEIEKRSAEAQEVLEEEPLVEVEADVREELARSLTGDQLEKAVCEEMSLYKEEWELKLDELEKESAYLLEQLDGAGIDLSSLYKWIEKEVPNSCRTEAWRGRTHWLGTEISEEATRSVKKAEEYLTIHRPARRFDLSTRWQGASGFLGKKIGNLDGSVSGDGSLNKDWEAFNILCSETASSKHWAAVYLASTPLQAAELGLESAGVDEVEEIGDVDGASRDPFVADAIANERDLSLTLNQMRNFKKIKEEDDVKDDLKLRRKETRRKKRSRKVCFQGELSSIDEESRMDVFMIHDNGSTEDVVEYLHDSSDERDGVVVCSSSESGSDNEANVKRKRDMRKSDVVVISSSDSDSDADANDNSSVKRRKKIRRILDDDELGEETQKKIAIEKERQERLRSLEVTEFVTVGEGVGAGHEAQDNATSGHIINLVREEGEEAVRIPPSISKKLKPHQLLGIRFMWENSIQSAGKVRSGDKGLGCILAHMMGLGKTFQVVAFLYTAMRCTDLGLKTALVLTPVSVLHNWQHEFSKWRPSELRPLRIFMLKDAPREKRLELLTKWRTEGGVFLIGYSAFRNLSSGKYAKDPNMGREISHALQVGPDILVCDEAHTIKNTKAETTKALKQVKCQRRIALTGSPLQNNLMEYYCMVDFVREGFLGSCTEFRNRFQNPIENGQHSDATSEDVKIMNQRSYILYEQLKGFVHRMGASIVKNDLCPKTVFVIEVKLSTLQRKLYRGFLDFHGFTKGKEASGNMKSFFAGYQALAQILNHPGILQLRKENKGHSKFESVEGSGDENIECNMVSKEKVDNPHKKRSNDYDDEDWWSGLLPEKTLNELDCSGKMVLLLDILTMCSDIGDKALVFSQSLSTLDLIEQYLSRLPQPGETGRCWTKGEDWYRLDGKMESSERQKLVDRFNEARNERVKCVLISTRAGSLGINLYAANRVIIIDGSWNPTYDLQAIYRAWRYGQTKPVFAYRLIAKGTLEEKIYKRQVNKEGLAARVVDKQQVHRNISRGEMVDFFYFADDESAVVSCDLEHERAVDNPDTAGSMRDMLKQRRPPSLGASSDKVMQSLLSKHQPRWIVSHHEHEALLQENEDEKLSKEEQDSAWEVYKKTPELVAVPRVSPNDCSTDQYKVSVDKFALQSSAVVSAAVESKPAVLMVETAENDPVARDTSRGGKCTKVMHQLTLRSQGTKIGCSTICEECGQEVSWELLGV, from the exons AGAGTTGGAAAATCTCGTGGCCGAGCTTGTGGAAATCGAGAAAAGA TCTGCTGAGGCGCAAGAGGTGCTGGAAGAGGAGCCTCTGGTCGAAGTAGAAGCAGATGTTAGGGAAGAATTAGCCCGGTCTCTCACTGGTGATCAA TTGGAGAAGGCTGTTTGTGAGGAGATGTCATTGTACAAAGAGGAGTGGGAATTGAAGCTCGATGAGCTCGAGAAAGAGAGTGCTTATCTACTG GAGCAGCTTGATGGTGCTGGAATTGACCTTTCCAGTTTGTACAAGTGGATCGAGAAGGAAGTTCCTAACAGCTGCCGGACTGAAGCATGGAGAGGGAGGACTCACTGGCTTGGGACTGAGATATCCGAGGAAGCTACAAGATCAGTCAAAAAGGCGGAGGAGTATCTCACGATCCACCGGCCTGCAAGAAGGTTTGATCTCTCAAC CAGATGGCAAGGCGCAAGTGGCTTCCTCGGGAAGAAAATTGGAAACCTTGATGGTAGTGTAAGTGGAGACGGAAGCTTGAACAAAGATTGGGAAGCTTTTAACATATTGTGCTCAGAAACGGCGTCTAGCAAGCACTGGGCTGCTGTCTACCTTGCCAGCACCCCTCTGCAGGCTGCTGAACTCGGCCTAGAATCTGCTGGAGTTGATGAG GTGGAGGAGATTGGTGATGTTGATGGCGCTTCAAGAGATCCATTCGTTGCAGACGCTATAGCAAACGAAAGGGATCTCAGTCTTACTCTTAACCAAATGAGGAACTTTAAAAAG ATTAAAGAGGAGGATGATGTTAAGGATGATCTCAAGCTTCGTAGGAAAGAAACGAGGCGTAAAAAGCGAAGCAGAAAGGTCTGCTTTCAA GGAGAGCTTTCCTCGATAGACGAGGAGAGCCGTATGGATGTCTTCATGATTCATGACAATGGCTCTACTGAGGATGTGGTTGAATACCTGCACGATTCGTCTGATGAGAGGGATGGAGTAGTTGTATGCTCTAGTTCTGAATCTGGTTCAGACAACGAAGCCAATGTCAAAAGGAAGCGGGATATGAGAAAATCGGATGTTGTTGTTATCTCAAgttctgattctgattcaGATGCGGATGCCAACGACAACTCCAG TGttaagagaaggaaaaagattCGGAGAATCCTCGATGACGATGAGCTGGGGGAGGAGACGCAGAAGAAAATCGCAATTGAAAAG GAACGTCAAGAGCGCCTTCGATCTTTGGAGGTTACTGAATTCGTGACGGTTGGAGAAGGCGTTGGAGCTGGACACGAAGCCCAGGACAATGCCACCTCGGGCCACATAATAAACTTGGTAAGGGAGGAAGGCGAAGAGGCCGTGAGGATTCCTCCGAGCATCTCAAAGAAACTAAAACCCCATCAG CTTTTAGGGATCCGATTCATGTGGGAAAATAGCATTCAATCGGCGGGGAAGGTGAGATCGGGAGACAAAGGTCTTGGTTGCATTCTAGCACATATGATGGGGTTAGGAAAGACGTTTCAG GTTGTTGCGTTTCTCTACACGGCTATGAGATGCACTGATCTTGGGCTAAAAACAGCACTCGTCTTGACTCCCGTGAGCGTTTTACATAACTGGCAACACGAGTTCTCAAAGTGGAGACCATCCGAGCTGAGGCCTCTTCGTATTTTCATGCTTAAAGATGCTCCAAG ggagaaaaggctcgagttGCTAACGAAGTGGAGAACCGAGGGTGGGGTATTCTTGATCGGCTACTCTGCTTTCCGTAATCTATCGTCCGGGAAGTATGCTAAGGATCCGAACATGGGGAGGGAAATCAGCCACGCGCTTCAG GTTGGACCGGACATCCTCGTGTGTGACGAGGCTCACACGATCAAGAACACCAAGGCCGAAACGACCAAGGCCCTCAAGCAAGTCAAATGCCAGAGACGGATTGCACTGACCGGGTCGCCTCTTCAGAACAATTTGATGGAGTACTATTGC ATGGTCGATTTTGTTCGAGAAGGCTTTCTTGGCTCCTGCACCGAGTTTAGGAACCG CTTCCAAAATCCCATCGAGAACGGCCAGCACAGCGATGCTACCTCGGAGGATGTCAAGATAATGAACCAAAGATCGTATATTCTGTACGAACAGTTGAAGGGATTCGTGCATCGCATGGGAGCCAGCATTGTCAAAAACGACTTATGCCCCAAAACCGTTTTTGTCATTGAGGTGAAGCTATCCACTCTACAGAGGAAGCTGTATCGAGGGTTCCTCGACTTTCATGGCTTCACAAAGGGCAAGGAGGCGTCTGGCAACATGAAATCTTTCTTCGCGGGCTACCAAGCCTTAGCTCAG ATATTGAACCATCCCGGCATTCTGCAACTGaggaaagaaaacaaaggCCACAGCAAATTCGAAAGCGTAGAGGGCTCGGGTGATGAGAATATCGAATGCAACATGGTGTCGAAAG AAAAGGTCGATAATCCTCACAAGAAACGTAGCAACGATTATGATGATGAA GACTGGTGGAGTGGTCTTTTGCCTGAAAAGACTCTAAATGAGCTTGATTGCAGTGGCAAAATGGTGTTGCTACTTGATATTCTCACAATGTGCTCGGATATAGGCGATAAGGCGCTCGTCTTTAGCCAAAGTTTGTCGACTTTGGACCTAATCGAACAATATCTTTCGAGATTGCCTCAACCTGGAGAGACCGGAAGATGTTGGACGAAGGGGGAGGACTGGTACAG ATTAGACGGAAAAATGGAAAGCTCAGAGAGGCAGAAGTTGGTGGATAGGTTCAACGAAGCTCGGAACGAAAGGGTGAAATGTGTATTGATTTCTACGAGGGCCGGATCTCTAGGGATTAATCTTTATGCAGCTAATCGAGTCATCATCATCGATGGCTCGTGGAACCCGACGTATGATCTTCAAGCTATATACCGGGCTTGGAG ATATGGTCAGACGAAGCCGGTCTTCGCCTACCGTTTGATCGCTAAAGGGACATTGGAGGAGAAGATCTACAAACGTCAGGTGAACAAGGAAGGCCTTGCAGCGCGGGTTGTCGACAAGCAGCAAGTCCACAGGAATATTTCGAGAGGTGAAATggtggattttttttattttgctgaCGACGAAAGTGCTGTTGTATCGTGTGATTTGGAGCACGAGCGGGCTGTGGATAATCCGGACACTGCGGGTAGCATGAGGGATATGTTGAAGCAGCGCCGGCCGCCTTCTCTTGGAGCTTCTTCGGACAAAGTAATGCAGAGTTTGCTCAGCAAACATCAGCCCAG atGGATTGTGAGTCATCACGAGCACGAGGCGCTCTTGCAAGAGAACGAAGACGAGAAGCTCTCGAAAGAGGAGCAAGACTCAGCGTGGGAGGTGTACAAGAAGACGCCCGAGTTGGTGGCAGTCCCGCGCGTTTCTCCAAACGATTGCTCCACTGATCAGTATAAGGTCTCTGTCGATAAATTCGCACTGCAGAGCTCAGCGGTTGTGTCTGCTGCAGTTGAGTCGAAGCCAGCGGTTCTCATGGTTGAGACAGCCGAGAATGATCCAGTAGCACGGGACACGAGCCGTGGTGGGAAGTGCACGAAGGTGATGCATCAACTAACATTGAGGAGTCAAGGCACGAAGATAGGTTGTAGCACcatttgtgaagaatgtgggCAAGAAGTAAGTTGGGAGCTTTTGGGGGTATAA